One genomic window of Microbacterium sp. BH-3-3-3 includes the following:
- the paaZ gene encoding phenylacetic acid degradation bifunctional protein PaaZ, whose translation MMTFLPSYVKGAWWTPVEDPDAAVVRDASTGDEVVRVSTKGLDLAGAVAFARREGQRSLGALTFHQRAMVLKNLAIALNERREELYALSMRSGSTRRDSLSDIDGGIGVLFTFSSKARRELPAGTVVLDGPVEPLSKDGSFLGRHVYTRLPGVAVQINAFNFPMWGSLEKFAPAFLAGLPTIVKPATPTAYIAEAWVRMVVETGLLPEGALQLVSGSVPGLFDLLDLGDTVGFTGSASTAERLRAQAKPGVRFTSETDSINASILGPDAVPGTPEFDAYVKQLLVELTTKAGQKCTAIRRAIVPAGTTDAVAAALREKIAERVVVGDPRVEGVTMGPLVSREQRDEVLRQVAVLQDAGGRFVVGSAEAPDARVAEGALSAEGAFLEPMLLAFADATTPAVNDIEAFGPVASIVEYTDVAEAATIVGRGGGSLVTSVATHDPGVATELLTRMGAMNGRVLFLDRDDARTSTGHGAPVPHLVHGGPGRAGGGEELGGIRSVLHSMQRTAIQGSPRMLTALTGVWHPGAETDTAGRHPFRKPLSDLRIGDAVESAEREVTLDDIEVFANFTGDTFYAHMDEESAAANPFFPGRVAHGYLLVSWAAGLFVDPAPGPVLANSGLENLRFVTPVSPGDRIRVALTAKQITPRETDEYGEVRWDAVIHNQDDEIVAQYDVLTLVAKTWQPAEVLV comes from the coding sequence ATGATGACGTTTCTCCCGAGCTACGTGAAGGGCGCCTGGTGGACGCCCGTCGAGGATCCCGACGCCGCGGTCGTCCGCGACGCGTCGACGGGCGACGAGGTCGTCCGCGTCAGCACGAAGGGTCTCGACCTCGCGGGCGCCGTCGCCTTCGCGCGCCGGGAGGGCCAGCGGAGCCTCGGCGCCCTCACCTTCCACCAGCGCGCGATGGTGCTGAAGAACCTCGCGATCGCGCTGAACGAGCGCCGCGAAGAGCTGTACGCGCTGTCGATGCGCTCGGGGTCGACCCGCCGCGACTCGCTGAGCGACATCGACGGCGGCATCGGCGTGCTGTTCACCTTCTCGTCGAAGGCCCGCCGTGAGCTGCCCGCGGGAACGGTCGTGCTCGACGGGCCGGTCGAACCGTTGTCGAAGGACGGATCGTTCCTCGGGCGCCACGTGTACACGCGCCTCCCCGGCGTCGCGGTGCAGATCAACGCCTTCAACTTCCCGATGTGGGGGTCGCTCGAGAAGTTCGCCCCCGCGTTCCTCGCAGGCCTCCCCACGATCGTCAAGCCCGCGACGCCCACGGCGTACATCGCCGAGGCCTGGGTGCGCATGGTCGTCGAGACCGGCCTGCTCCCCGAGGGCGCGCTGCAGCTGGTCAGCGGCAGCGTTCCCGGCCTCTTCGACCTGCTCGACCTCGGCGACACCGTCGGTTTCACCGGCAGCGCCTCCACCGCCGAGCGCCTGCGCGCCCAGGCGAAGCCCGGCGTGCGCTTCACGAGCGAGACCGATTCCATCAACGCCTCGATCCTCGGCCCCGACGCCGTGCCCGGCACCCCCGAGTTCGACGCGTACGTGAAGCAGCTGCTGGTCGAGCTCACCACCAAGGCGGGGCAGAAGTGCACCGCGATCCGCCGCGCGATCGTGCCGGCGGGGACCACGGATGCCGTGGCCGCGGCGCTGCGCGAGAAGATCGCCGAACGCGTCGTCGTCGGCGACCCGCGCGTCGAGGGCGTGACCATGGGGCCGCTCGTCTCGCGCGAGCAGCGCGACGAGGTGCTGCGGCAGGTCGCCGTGCTGCAGGACGCGGGCGGGCGTTTCGTCGTCGGGTCGGCGGAGGCCCCCGACGCGCGCGTGGCGGAGGGCGCGCTTTCGGCCGAGGGCGCCTTCCTCGAACCCATGCTCCTGGCCTTCGCCGATGCCACGACCCCGGCCGTCAACGACATCGAGGCCTTCGGACCGGTCGCGAGCATCGTCGAGTACACCGACGTCGCGGAGGCGGCGACCATCGTCGGCCGGGGTGGCGGCTCGCTCGTGACGAGCGTCGCGACCCACGACCCCGGTGTCGCCACCGAGCTGCTCACGCGCATGGGCGCGATGAACGGCCGCGTGCTCTTCCTCGACCGCGACGACGCCCGTACCTCCACCGGTCACGGCGCCCCCGTGCCGCACCTCGTGCACGGCGGACCCGGCCGCGCCGGCGGCGGCGAGGAGCTCGGCGGCATCCGCTCGGTCCTGCATTCGATGCAGCGCACCGCGATCCAGGGCTCGCCGCGCATGCTGACCGCGTTGACGGGGGTGTGGCATCCGGGAGCCGAGACCGACACCGCGGGGCGGCATCCGTTCCGCAAGCCCCTCTCCGACCTGCGGATCGGCGATGCCGTGGAGTCGGCCGAGCGGGAAGTCACCCTCGACGACATCGAGGTGTTCGCCAACTTCACCGGCGACACGTTCTACGCGCACATGGACGAGGAATCCGCCGCGGCGAACCCCTTCTTCCCGGGACGCGTCGCGCACGGCTACCTGCTCGTGTCGTGGGCGGCCGGGTTGTTCGTCGATCCCGCACCGGGTCCGGTGCTGGCGAACTCGGGCCTCGAGAACCTGCGCTTCGTCACCCCCGTCTCACCCGGCGATCGTATCCGCGTCGCTCTGACGGCGAAGCAGATCACCCCGCGCGAGACCGACGAGTACGGCGAGGTGCGGTGGGATGCCGTCATCCACAACCAGGACGACGAGATCGTCGCGCAGTACGACGTACTGACGCTCGTGGCGAAGACGTGGCAGCCCGCCGAGGTGCTGGTGTGA
- a CDS encoding enoyl-CoA hydratase/isomerase family protein, with product MAEPTRGAATDASQTPEVVDGTESQASRLRVDAFDDRVIATLDRPDRRNAIDQAMVDELHALCAELEQRPRTLILTGAGGIFAAGADIAQLRERTGDDARRGINATVFDRIRHLPMPVVAAVDGFALGGGAELAYAADIRIGTPRVRFGNPEPGLGIIAAAGAAWRLPEIVGHARASELLLTARVIDADEALAWGLLSSIHEPDDLRGAAHAIADRIAANSMRATVLTKRALLAPRAEHPAIDGELQAELFDSDDKRARMTAFLERKKR from the coding sequence ATGGCTGAGCCGACGCGCGGGGCCGCCACCGACGCGAGCCAGACCCCCGAGGTCGTCGACGGGACCGAGAGCCAGGCCTCCCGCCTGCGCGTCGACGCCTTCGACGACCGCGTCATCGCGACCCTCGACCGCCCCGATCGCCGCAACGCGATCGATCAGGCCATGGTCGACGAGCTGCACGCGCTGTGCGCCGAGCTCGAGCAGCGACCGCGCACGCTGATCCTCACCGGCGCCGGCGGGATCTTCGCGGCGGGGGCCGACATCGCGCAGTTGCGCGAGCGCACCGGCGACGACGCCCGCCGCGGCATCAACGCCACGGTGTTCGACCGCATCCGCCACCTGCCGATGCCCGTCGTCGCGGCCGTCGACGGCTTCGCCCTCGGCGGGGGAGCGGAGCTCGCCTACGCGGCCGACATCCGCATCGGCACACCCCGCGTGCGCTTCGGCAACCCCGAGCCCGGCCTGGGCATCATCGCCGCCGCCGGCGCCGCGTGGCGCCTGCCCGAGATCGTCGGCCACGCGCGCGCCAGCGAACTGCTGCTCACCGCGCGGGTGATCGACGCCGACGAGGCGCTCGCGTGGGGCCTGCTGTCGAGCATCCACGAGCCCGACGATCTGCGGGGCGCCGCCCACGCGATCGCCGACCGCATCGCCGCGAACTCCATGCGGGCGACCGTGCTGACCAAGCGCGCGCTGCTCGCCCCCCGCGCCGAGCACCCCGCGATCGACGGAGAACTGCAGGCCGAGCTGTTCGACAGCGACGACAAGCGCGCTCGCATGACCGCGTTCCTCGAGAGGAAGAAGAGATGA
- a CDS encoding 3-hydroxyacyl-CoA dehydrogenase family protein, whose product MTLPDHAPAASLPSTIGVLGGGRMGAGIAHAFLLAGSRVHVVERDADAADAARERVETALQCSAVRGIETPDATALTTGTDAAAFADAGLVVEAVPEDRALKIDALTRLEAVVSDRAVVASNTSSISIDALAASLARPARFVGLHFFNPVPASALVEVVTGAATDPEVVEAARVWIAAIGKTAVVVRDTPGFASSRLGVALGLEAIRMLEEGVASAHDIDTAMELGYRHPMGPLRTTDIVGLDVRLGIAEELERAFGARFTPPALLKKLVDAGHLGRKTGRGFYEWSE is encoded by the coding sequence ATGACCCTTCCCGACCACGCCCCCGCGGCATCGCTGCCCTCGACCATCGGCGTGCTCGGCGGGGGCCGGATGGGCGCCGGCATCGCCCATGCGTTCCTGCTCGCCGGCTCCCGCGTGCACGTCGTCGAGCGCGACGCCGACGCGGCCGATGCCGCACGCGAACGCGTCGAGACGGCCCTGCAGTGCTCGGCCGTGCGGGGCATCGAGACGCCGGATGCCACGGCCCTGACCACCGGGACCGATGCCGCCGCGTTCGCCGACGCCGGCCTCGTCGTCGAAGCCGTCCCCGAGGACCGCGCGCTGAAGATCGACGCCCTGACCCGCCTCGAGGCGGTCGTGTCGGATCGTGCGGTCGTGGCATCCAACACCTCGTCCATCTCGATCGACGCGCTCGCCGCGTCGCTCGCACGCCCCGCGCGTTTCGTCGGGCTGCACTTCTTCAACCCGGTGCCCGCCTCGGCGCTCGTCGAGGTGGTGACGGGGGCTGCGACCGACCCCGAGGTGGTCGAGGCCGCCAGGGTGTGGATCGCCGCGATCGGCAAGACCGCGGTCGTCGTTCGCGATACGCCCGGGTTCGCGTCGAGCCGCCTCGGCGTCGCCCTCGGCCTCGAGGCGATCCGGATGCTCGAGGAGGGCGTCGCCTCGGCCCACGACATCGATACGGCCATGGAGCTGGGGTACCGGCATCCGATGGGCCCCCTGCGCACGACCGACATCGTCGGACTCGACGTGCGCCTCGGCATCGCCGAAGAACTGGAGCGCGCCTTCGGTGCACGCTTCACCCCGCCGGCGCTGCTGAAGAAGCTCGTCGACGCGGGGCACCTGGGCCGCAAGACCGGCCGCGGATTCTACGAATGGAGCGAATGA